Proteins from a genomic interval of Bradyrhizobium sp. G127:
- the phoB gene encoding phosphate regulon transcriptional regulator PhoB → MSARILVVEDEEALTTLLRYNLDAEGYDVETVARGDDADTRLKEHIPDLIVLDWMLPGLSGIELCRRLRARQETKQIPIIMLTARGEESERVRGLATGADDYIVKPFSVPELLARVKGLLRRASPERLATVLAFGDIELDRDRRRVARSGRPIDLGPTEYRLLEFFLEHPGRVFSREQLLDGVWGRDIYIDERTVDVHIGRLRKLLNLGRETDPIRTVRGAGYALDDRFAKAE, encoded by the coding sequence ATGAGCGCCCGTATTCTTGTGGTCGAGGACGAAGAAGCGTTGACGACGCTGCTTCGCTATAATCTGGATGCCGAAGGTTACGATGTCGAAACCGTCGCCCGCGGCGATGATGCCGACACCCGGCTCAAGGAACACATCCCCGACCTCATTGTGTTGGACTGGATGCTCCCGGGTCTGTCCGGAATTGAGCTTTGCCGCCGCTTGCGCGCACGGCAGGAGACCAAGCAAATTCCGATCATCATGCTGACCGCGCGCGGCGAGGAAAGCGAACGGGTGAGGGGGCTTGCCACCGGCGCGGACGACTACATCGTTAAGCCGTTCTCCGTGCCCGAGCTCTTGGCCCGCGTGAAAGGCCTTTTGCGGCGCGCCAGTCCCGAGCGTCTCGCCACGGTTCTTGCCTTCGGCGACATCGAGTTGGACCGGGACCGGCGACGTGTCGCCCGCTCGGGCCGCCCGATCGATCTTGGGCCTACGGAATATCGTCTGCTCGAGTTCTTCCTTGAGCATCCGGGTCGTGTGTTCAGCCGCGAACAGCTCCTGGACGGTGTATGGGGCCGCGACATCTATATCGATGAGCGAACGGTAGACGTGCACATCGGCCGGCTTAGGAAGCTCCTTAATCTCGGCCGTGAGACGGATCCAATCCGCACTGTTCGCGGCGCCGGCTACGCTCTCGATGACCGCTTCGCGAAGGCCGAATAA
- the pstB gene encoding phosphate ABC transporter ATP-binding protein PstB: MNEQLSVSVDTSRGAPVPGAAIHQDARAKVTARDLNFYYGENHALKNINLVLGENRVTAFIGPSGCGKSTLLRIFNRMYDLYPGQRAVGQLMLDNTNILDPKLDLNLLRARIGMVFQKPTPFPMTIYENIAFGIRLYEKISKSEMDGRVEAALKGGALWNEVKDKLNASGLSLSGGQQQRLCIARTVAVRPEVILFDEPCSALDPISTAKVEELIQELKEDYTIAIVTHNMQQAARVSDKTAFMYLGELVEFDDTNKIFTSPTDRRTQDYITGRFG; the protein is encoded by the coding sequence ATGAACGAGCAGCTTTCTGTTAGCGTAGACACATCTCGTGGCGCGCCCGTACCGGGTGCAGCCATTCATCAGGACGCACGAGCCAAGGTGACCGCGCGCGACCTCAATTTTTACTACGGCGAAAACCATGCGCTGAAGAACATCAACCTGGTTCTCGGCGAGAACCGTGTGACCGCGTTCATCGGCCCGTCGGGCTGTGGCAAGTCGACCCTGCTGCGGATTTTCAACCGCATGTACGACCTCTACCCGGGGCAGCGCGCCGTAGGCCAGCTCATGTTGGACAACACCAACATCCTCGATCCGAAGCTGGATCTCAATCTGTTGCGGGCGCGTATTGGTATGGTGTTCCAGAAGCCGACGCCGTTCCCGATGACCATCTATGAAAACATCGCATTCGGCATTCGGCTTTATGAGAAGATCTCGAAGTCGGAAATGGACGGCCGCGTCGAGGCTGCGCTGAAGGGCGGCGCACTCTGGAACGAGGTCAAGGACAAGCTGAATGCCAGTGGCCTCAGCCTGTCGGGCGGCCAGCAGCAGCGCCTTTGCATCGCGCGCACGGTCGCCGTTCGGCCGGAAGTCATCCTGTTCGACGAGCCTTGCTCAGCGCTTGATCCGATCTCGACGGCCAAGGTCGAGGAATTGATCCAGGAGCTGAAGGAAGATTACACGATCGCCATCGTGACGCATAATATGCAGCAGGCGGCCCGTGTATCGGACAAGACCGCGTTCATGTACCTTGGCGAGCTAGTCGAGTTCGACGATACCAACAAAATATTCACGTCGCCGACCGATCGGCGCACGCAGGATTACATCACCGGCCGCTTCGGCTGA
- a CDS encoding metalloregulator ArsR/SmtB family transcription factor has product MDQASVIETAIEGFGSLAQPTRLQALRLLLAAHPEGVAAGEIARRCEVPHNTMSNHLAILTRAGLIAAEKDGRTVNYRADVNGFRGLIDFLARDCCNGKPELCGILPDASVTSIEKNETQPDVIAPAFNVLFLCTHNSARSIMAEALLTKIGRGRFNVYSAGSDPAKAPMQEVLDRLSHLGHDITHLRCKSWDEFSGSEAPRMDFVIALCDTPQGQFCPDLGKKFVTGAWPLPDPAQFTGSKSERTTLLNELYAMIRRRIEIFVSLPFAALDRMALKARLDEIGDTTRVSP; this is encoded by the coding sequence ATGGATCAGGCAAGCGTCATTGAAACCGCAATCGAAGGTTTTGGATCACTCGCGCAGCCAACCAGGCTCCAGGCGCTGCGGCTTTTGCTTGCGGCTCATCCTGAAGGCGTCGCTGCGGGAGAGATCGCCCGGCGATGTGAGGTCCCTCACAATACAATGTCGAACCATCTTGCGATTCTCACGCGCGCCGGCCTGATTGCCGCAGAGAAAGATGGGCGGACGGTGAACTACCGGGCCGACGTCAACGGCTTTCGCGGACTAATCGATTTTCTGGCGCGTGATTGCTGCAACGGGAAGCCGGAACTATGCGGCATTCTTCCAGATGCGAGCGTGACCTCGATCGAGAAGAACGAGACCCAGCCAGACGTCATAGCGCCCGCCTTCAACGTGCTGTTCCTCTGCACGCACAACTCCGCACGGTCGATCATGGCCGAGGCGCTTCTGACCAAGATCGGCAGGGGACGTTTCAACGTCTATTCCGCGGGATCAGATCCGGCGAAAGCCCCGATGCAGGAGGTACTCGATCGATTGAGCCACTTGGGCCACGACATCACCCATCTGCGATGCAAATCGTGGGATGAGTTCTCTGGATCGGAAGCGCCTCGGATGGATTTTGTCATTGCACTTTGCGACACGCCGCAAGGCCAGTTCTGTCCCGATCTCGGAAAAAAGTTCGTCACCGGTGCCTGGCCTCTCCCGGACCCCGCGCAGTTCACCGGATCCAAGTCGGAACGAACCACGCTGTTGAACGAACTCTACGCAATGATCCGGCGCCGCATCGAAATCTTCGTCAGCCTGCCGTTCGCCGCGCTCGACCGCATGGCGCTAAAGGCAAGGTTGGACGAAATCGGCGACACCACGCGCGTATCACCCTAA
- the pstS gene encoding phosphate ABC transporter substrate-binding protein PstS encodes MNFIKTIVAAGLVAASTSAFAADITGAGATFPFPVYSKWADAYKKETGNGLNYQSIGSGAGIKQIQAKTVTFGATDAPLKAEQLEKDGLIQWPMVMGAIVPVVNLEGIKPGELVLSGELLGDIYLGKVTKWNDPAIVKLNPKLALPSDAITVVRRSDGSGTTFNFTDYLSKASTEWKAKVGQGTAVEWPTGVGAKGNEGVAGNVGQTKNSIGYVEYAYAKQNKLTYAAMINKAGKTVQPTVAAFQAAASNADWAKAPGYYVILTDQPGEASWPITAATFILMHKVPVDKAASAEAIKFFKWSFEKGDKMAEELDYIPMPEPVVKLIEKTWSADIKS; translated from the coding sequence GTGAATTTCATCAAAACAATCGTCGCTGCCGGCCTTGTTGCCGCGTCGACGTCGGCCTTTGCCGCTGACATCACCGGAGCGGGCGCGACGTTCCCGTTCCCCGTCTATTCGAAATGGGCCGATGCCTACAAGAAGGAGACCGGCAACGGCCTGAACTATCAGTCGATCGGTTCCGGCGCTGGCATCAAGCAGATCCAGGCCAAGACCGTGACTTTCGGCGCGACCGACGCGCCGCTTAAGGCCGAACAGCTCGAGAAGGACGGTCTCATTCAGTGGCCGATGGTGATGGGCGCGATCGTGCCCGTCGTGAACCTCGAAGGCATCAAGCCGGGCGAACTGGTGCTGTCCGGCGAACTGCTCGGTGACATCTATCTGGGCAAGGTCACCAAGTGGAACGACCCCGCGATCGTTAAGCTGAACCCGAAACTCGCGCTGCCGTCGGACGCCATCACTGTGGTGCGCCGTTCGGACGGTTCGGGAACGACCTTCAACTTCACCGACTACCTGTCGAAGGCCAGCACCGAGTGGAAGGCCAAGGTTGGTCAAGGAACCGCTGTTGAGTGGCCCACCGGCGTCGGCGCCAAGGGTAACGAAGGTGTCGCCGGCAACGTCGGCCAGACCAAGAACTCGATCGGTTATGTCGAGTACGCCTACGCCAAGCAGAATAAGCTGACGTACGCCGCGATGATCAACAAGGCCGGCAAGACCGTCCAGCCGACTGTTGCCGCGTTCCAGGCTGCTGCGTCCAATGCCGATTGGGCCAAGGCGCCCGGCTATTATGTGATCCTGACCGACCAGCCGGGCGAAGCTTCGTGGCCAATCACTGCTGCGACCTTCATCCTGATGCACAAGGTTCCAGTCGACAAGGCTGCGTCTGCGGAAGCGATCAAGTTCTTCAAGTGGTCGTTCGAAAAGGGCGACAAGATGGCTGAAGAACTCGACTACATCCCGATGCCTGAGCCCGTGGTCAAGCTGATCGAAAAGACATGGTCGGCTGACATCAAGAGCTAA
- a CDS encoding metalloregulator ArsR/SmtB family transcription factor, whose amino-acid sequence MKKTEAIDALAALAQVTRLDTFRLLVKHEPEGVPAGELARRVGVPQNTMSAHLAILARAGLIEGERESRTILYRAKISALQELTLFMIRDCCGGRADLCESLIASLQPRCSPKGKR is encoded by the coding sequence ATGAAAAAAACTGAGGCTATCGACGCATTGGCTGCGCTCGCCCAAGTAACGCGACTAGACACATTTCGGCTGCTTGTGAAGCACGAGCCAGAAGGCGTTCCAGCGGGGGAATTGGCTCGCCGGGTTGGTGTTCCACAAAACACAATGTCGGCTCACTTGGCCATTTTGGCGCGAGCAGGTCTGATCGAAGGCGAACGCGAGAGCCGCACCATCCTTTATCGCGCAAAGATCTCGGCGCTTCAGGAACTCACCTTGTTCATGATTCGGGACTGCTGCGGGGGGCGCGCTGATTTGTGTGAATCGCTGATTGCCAGCCTCCAACCCCGTTGCTCGCCAAAAGGAAAACGATGA
- the pstA gene encoding phosphate ABC transporter permease PstA encodes MNPIYTSRRRWDIVIRFLCLGAAVFGVTWLALILFTLFYNGLAGLNLQVFTQNTPPPGSTEGGLLNAIVGSIIMTVLGVGIGAPIGLFAGTYLAEYGKHDRLTSVIRFINDILLSAPSIIIGLFVYGAIVVPMGGFSALAGTLALAVIVIPVVVRTTEDMLGLVPNPLREAASALGLPRSLVIKRIAYRAARAGLITGVLLATARVAGETAPLLFTALSNQFFSLDLTKTMANLPVTINNFVQSPYEYWKQLAWTGALLITLTVLALNIGARILGAERTMK; translated from the coding sequence ATGAACCCGATTTATACTTCCCGCCGCCGCTGGGACATCGTGATCCGCTTCCTGTGCCTCGGCGCGGCCGTGTTTGGCGTCACTTGGCTGGCGCTGATCCTGTTCACGCTGTTCTACAACGGCCTTGCGGGCCTGAATCTTCAGGTCTTCACGCAAAATACGCCGCCGCCCGGCTCAACCGAAGGTGGATTGCTCAACGCCATCGTTGGTTCGATCATCATGACGGTGCTCGGTGTCGGCATCGGCGCGCCGATCGGACTGTTTGCCGGCACCTATCTTGCTGAATACGGCAAGCACGACCGGCTGACCTCAGTGATCCGCTTTATCAACGATATTCTGCTGAGCGCGCCGTCGATCATCATTGGCCTGTTCGTCTACGGCGCAATCGTGGTGCCGATGGGCGGCTTCTCGGCATTGGCTGGCACGCTGGCCTTGGCTGTCATCGTCATCCCGGTCGTGGTGCGTACCACCGAGGATATGCTCGGACTGGTTCCCAATCCACTGCGGGAAGCTGCGTCAGCTCTTGGTTTGCCCCGCTCACTCGTCATCAAGCGCATCGCCTATCGTGCTGCGCGTGCCGGCCTTATCACCGGCGTGCTGCTGGCGACGGCACGTGTCGCCGGCGAGACGGCGCCCCTGTTGTTCACCGCGCTCAGCAACCAGTTCTTCAGCCTCGATCTTACCAAGACGATGGCTAACCTGCCGGTGACGATCAACAACTTCGTCCAGAGTCCCTACGAGTACTGGAAACAACTTGCCTGGACCGGGGCTTTGCTGATCACCTTGACCGTACTTGCCCTTAACATTGGCGCACGCATTCTCGGCGCCGAGAGGACGATGAAATGA
- the arsC gene encoding arsenate reductase (glutaredoxin) (This arsenate reductase requires both glutathione and glutaredoxin to convert arsenate to arsenite, after which the efflux transporter formed by ArsA and ArsB can extrude the arsenite from the cell, providing resistance.): MSITIYHNPDCGTSRNALAMIRQSGVEPEIIEYLKTPPTRTRLLELIAAMGMSVRALLRQRGTPYADLGLDDAKWTDDELVDIMLTQPILINRPIVVTPKGVKLCRPSEAILDILPNPHIGKFVKEDGEIINTA; this comes from the coding sequence GTGAGCATAACGATCTATCACAACCCCGACTGCGGGACGTCCCGCAACGCGCTCGCCATGATCCGCCAGAGCGGTGTCGAGCCAGAGATCATTGAGTACCTAAAAACTCCGCCAACCCGAACCAGATTGCTGGAGCTGATTGCAGCGATGGGAATGTCTGTGCGCGCACTGCTTCGCCAGAGAGGCACACCCTATGCTGATCTTGGGCTCGACGATGCGAAATGGACTGACGACGAACTGGTCGATATAATGCTGACACAGCCTATCCTTATCAATCGGCCGATCGTGGTTACACCGAAAGGCGTCAAGCTCTGCCGTCCATCCGAAGCCATCCTCGATATTCTGCCGAACCCGCATATCGGAAAGTTCGTCAAGGAAGATGGCGAGATTATCAATACAGCCTAA
- a CDS encoding ArsJ-associated glyceraldehyde-3-phosphate dehydrogenase produces MKVGINGMGRMGRLVLRAAFGGIHRPDSDPRSQNRLDIVHINEVKGGIEATAHLLEFDSIHGRWNIPIEVENEKSITVGRTRIGFSELGSPGEVAWGDLGCDVVLECTGKFLKPDQLKAYFDRGVKRVIVAAPVKDEAALNIVVGVNDQLYDPAKHRLLTAASCTTNCLAPVVKVIQEAIGIRHGQITTIHNPTNTNVVVDAPHKDLRRARSAMASMQPTTTGSATAISLIYPELKGKLNGHAVRVPVLNASLTDCVFELKRSTTVEEVNALFRSASQSVLAGILGVESRALVSADYNNDPRSSIVDALSTMVTDETLLKVYAWYDNEIGYVCRMVDLANIVARAGT; encoded by the coding sequence ATGAAAGTTGGTATCAACGGCATGGGCCGCATGGGGCGGCTGGTGCTGCGCGCGGCATTTGGCGGAATTCACCGTCCGGACAGCGATCCTCGATCGCAAAACCGGCTCGACATCGTTCACATCAATGAAGTCAAAGGTGGAATTGAGGCAACCGCTCATCTGCTCGAATTCGATAGCATCCATGGGCGGTGGAACATCCCCATCGAAGTTGAAAATGAAAAATCGATCACTGTTGGTCGAACGCGAATCGGATTCAGTGAGCTTGGAAGTCCGGGTGAAGTGGCTTGGGGCGATCTCGGCTGCGATGTCGTGCTGGAGTGCACCGGCAAGTTTTTAAAGCCAGACCAGCTCAAAGCCTACTTTGATCGGGGTGTGAAAAGAGTCATCGTGGCAGCGCCCGTTAAGGATGAGGCGGCGCTCAATATTGTGGTGGGCGTGAATGACCAACTCTATGATCCTGCAAAACATCGTTTGCTCACTGCTGCGTCCTGCACAACCAATTGCCTGGCACCGGTCGTAAAGGTTATCCAAGAAGCGATCGGCATTCGGCATGGACAAATTACCACCATCCACAACCCCACGAATACGAACGTCGTAGTCGATGCGCCCCATAAGGACTTGCGGCGAGCGCGATCTGCAATGGCGTCAATGCAGCCTACAACGACCGGAAGCGCCACCGCCATATCGCTGATCTATCCCGAGCTTAAGGGCAAATTGAATGGCCACGCCGTGCGAGTGCCGGTTCTCAACGCCAGTCTGACGGATTGTGTATTTGAATTGAAACGTTCGACGACTGTTGAGGAAGTCAACGCTCTATTTAGATCAGCGTCCCAAAGCGTCCTGGCAGGCATTCTCGGCGTGGAGAGCCGCGCGCTTGTTTCGGCTGACTACAATAACGACCCGCGCAGTTCCATCGTAGACGCGCTTAGTACCATGGTGACCGACGAAACGCTCCTCAAGGTCTATGCTTGGTACGACAACGAGATTGGGTATGTCTGCCGCATGGTAGATTTGGCGAATATCGTCGCGAGGGCTGGCACATGA
- the pstS gene encoding phosphate ABC transporter substrate-binding protein PstS, with product MHKLCQALVLATAISFPVAAAGAAETAGAGSTFVFPILSKWAADYQTKTGDKINYQSIGSGAGLQQIRSSIVDFCASDMPLKPDELAKDGLRQFPLVIGGVVPVVNIEGVRAGDLHFTGTVLADIFLGKIKSWDDPAIRSLNPTINLPAAAISVVHRSDGSGTTFNWANYLAKMSPEWKQKVGEGTTVEWPVGAGGKGNDGVAAFVALAKNSIGYVEYTYAVQNKLAYGLVQNRAGRFVQPSAETFQAAAAGADWGASKDFFLIMTDAPGENAFPITATAFVIMHKQPKNMSRSKVAMDFFKWALESGQAQAESLHYVPLPKSLVRQVENHLKSEFGQ from the coding sequence ATGCACAAGCTTTGTCAGGCACTCGTTCTGGCCACTGCAATCAGTTTTCCAGTGGCCGCTGCAGGCGCAGCCGAAACTGCCGGGGCGGGATCGACGTTCGTTTTTCCGATTCTTTCGAAGTGGGCAGCTGACTACCAAACGAAGACAGGCGACAAGATCAACTACCAGTCGATCGGATCTGGCGCCGGCTTGCAGCAGATACGCTCATCTATCGTGGACTTCTGTGCTTCCGACATGCCACTGAAGCCGGATGAATTGGCAAAGGACGGGTTAAGGCAGTTTCCTCTGGTGATTGGGGGCGTTGTTCCAGTCGTAAATATCGAGGGCGTCCGTGCAGGCGACCTGCATTTTACGGGAACTGTTTTGGCCGACATATTCCTCGGTAAGATCAAATCGTGGGATGATCCAGCGATCCGCTCGCTGAACCCAACCATCAATCTTCCTGCAGCGGCTATCTCCGTCGTTCACCGCTCCGACGGATCGGGGACGACTTTTAATTGGGCCAACTATCTTGCCAAGATGAGCCCCGAATGGAAGCAGAAGGTTGGTGAAGGAACGACGGTTGAATGGCCGGTAGGTGCAGGCGGCAAAGGCAACGATGGGGTCGCGGCTTTTGTCGCGCTGGCTAAAAATTCGATTGGCTACGTTGAATACACCTACGCCGTGCAAAACAAGCTAGCATACGGACTTGTGCAGAACAGAGCCGGCCGGTTCGTTCAGCCAAGCGCCGAGACGTTTCAGGCCGCCGCGGCTGGGGCTGACTGGGGCGCATCAAAGGACTTCTTTTTGATCATGACCGACGCGCCTGGTGAGAACGCGTTTCCAATCACCGCCACGGCATTCGTCATCATGCATAAACAACCAAAGAACATGTCGCGCTCGAAGGTCGCTATGGATTTCTTCAAATGGGCGCTGGAAAGCGGACAAGCACAGGCAGAATCGCTGCACTATGTGCCGCTGCCTAAATCCCTCGTGCGGCAGGTCGAAAATCATCTGAAGTCAGAATTTGGACAGTGA
- the arsB gene encoding ACR3 family arsenite efflux transporter: MSIFERYLSVWVALCIVAGIALGHVMPGVFATIAGAEVARVNLPVALLIWLMIIPMLLKIDFGALGQVKEHWRGVGVTLFINWAVKPFSMALLGTFFIGHVFAPMLPAGQISSYIAGLILLAAAPCTAMVFVWSNLCEGEPHFTLSQVALNDVLMIFLFAPLVGLLLGVASISVPWATLLLSVLLYIVVPVVIAQLWRRWLLVEGTPAFNLVMHRLQPVSLVALLATLVLLFAFQGEQILAQPLVILILAVPILIQVYLNAGLAYWLSRRFGVAWCVAAPAALIGASNFFELAVAAAISLFGLNSGAALATVVGVLVEVPVMLSVVKIVKATREWYDAGSSSPAAASKVEGRS; this comes from the coding sequence ATGAGCATTTTCGAGCGTTATCTATCCGTTTGGGTCGCGCTGTGCATCGTGGCGGGCATTGCACTGGGGCATGTCATGCCTGGGGTGTTTGCGACAATTGCTGGCGCGGAAGTGGCAAGGGTCAACCTGCCGGTGGCGTTATTGATCTGGCTGATGATCATCCCGATGCTGCTGAAGATCGATTTTGGCGCGCTCGGGCAAGTCAAAGAACATTGGCGCGGCGTCGGCGTGACATTGTTCATCAACTGGGCAGTGAAGCCGTTTTCGATGGCTCTGCTAGGGACATTTTTTATCGGGCATGTATTCGCCCCCATGCTCCCCGCTGGACAGATCTCGTCCTATATCGCCGGCCTCATTCTTTTGGCTGCTGCGCCATGCACGGCGATGGTGTTCGTCTGGTCGAACCTGTGTGAAGGTGAACCGCATTTCACATTGAGTCAGGTCGCCCTCAACGACGTGCTGATGATTTTCTTGTTTGCACCGCTCGTTGGCTTGTTGCTCGGCGTTGCCTCGATCTCGGTACCTTGGGCCACCTTGCTCCTTTCGGTTCTGCTCTACATCGTTGTTCCAGTCGTCATCGCTCAGCTATGGCGCCGCTGGCTTTTGGTCGAAGGAACTCCAGCTTTCAACCTGGTCATGCACCGGTTGCAACCGGTGTCTCTGGTTGCGTTACTCGCGACCCTGGTGTTGCTATTCGCATTTCAGGGCGAGCAAATCCTGGCTCAACCCTTGGTCATCCTTATCCTGGCCGTACCAATTCTGATTCAGGTCTACCTGAATGCAGGCCTCGCGTATTGGCTCAGTCGGCGTTTCGGAGTCGCGTGGTGTGTGGCCGCGCCGGCCGCCCTTATCGGAGCCAGCAATTTCTTCGAGTTGGCGGTTGCCGCTGCCATTAGCCTATTCGGCCTCAATTCCGGCGCAGCGCTTGCGACCGTTGTCGGCGTTCTTGTGGAAGTCCCGGTGATGCTATCTGTCGTCAAAATCGTGAAAGCAACGCGCGAATGGTATGACGCCGGCTCGTCGTCACCTGCAGCAGCCTCAAAGGTAGAGGGACGGTCGTGA
- the pstC gene encoding phosphate ABC transporter permease subunit PstC, with amino-acid sequence MAVQSTSMEAAGPYDRAKALSAFKFGDKAFYWTTRACALAVLLILGGIILSLIAGAWPAMKEYGFAFLWTQRWAPSADPPVLGALGPIYGTLVTSIIAMIIAIPVGIGIAIFLTELCPQWLRRPIGMAVELLAGVPSIIYGMWGFFVLGPFLANTFQPFMIRLFDGVPVLGSIFAGPPSYLSLFNAALILAIMVLPFITSISVDVFKTVPPVLKEAAYGVGCTTWEVVRNVVIPYTKVGVIGGIMLALGRALGETMAVTFIIGNSFRISSSVFAPGTTISAAIASEFAESDGLHQSGLILLGLLLFVLTFFVLAAARLMLMRLEKKAGN; translated from the coding sequence ATGGCCGTTCAGAGCACCTCAATGGAAGCAGCCGGGCCTTACGATCGTGCAAAAGCTCTGAGCGCATTCAAGTTCGGCGACAAGGCTTTCTATTGGACCACCCGAGCCTGCGCACTTGCCGTTCTTCTCATTCTCGGTGGCATCATTCTCTCCCTGATTGCGGGTGCATGGCCTGCGATGAAGGAGTACGGTTTCGCGTTTCTCTGGACGCAGCGCTGGGCGCCATCGGCTGATCCTCCGGTGCTCGGTGCGCTCGGTCCGATCTACGGCACGCTGGTGACGTCGATCATCGCGATGATCATCGCCATCCCGGTCGGGATCGGCATCGCAATTTTCCTGACCGAGCTTTGTCCGCAATGGCTGCGCCGCCCCATCGGGATGGCGGTCGAATTGCTAGCCGGCGTTCCTTCGATCATCTACGGCATGTGGGGTTTTTTCGTGCTGGGCCCGTTCCTGGCGAATACGTTCCAGCCTTTCATGATCCGGCTGTTTGATGGCGTTCCCGTCCTCGGCTCCATCTTCGCCGGCCCGCCGTCCTATCTCAGCCTGTTCAACGCAGCGCTGATTCTTGCGATCATGGTGCTGCCCTTCATCACCTCGATTTCAGTCGACGTGTTCAAGACGGTGCCGCCGGTGTTGAAGGAAGCGGCCTACGGCGTCGGCTGCACCACATGGGAAGTCGTCCGCAACGTCGTGATCCCCTATACAAAGGTTGGCGTGATCGGCGGCATCATGCTTGCGCTCGGCCGTGCGCTCGGCGAGACGATGGCCGTCACGTTCATCATCGGCAATTCGTTCCGGATATCCTCATCGGTCTTTGCCCCGGGCACGACGATTTCAGCCGCCATCGCCAGCGAGTTCGCCGAGAGCGACGGCCTCCATCAGTCGGGTCTCATTCTGCTCGGCTTGTTGCTGTTTGTTCTCACATTCTTCGTGCTGGCTGCTGCGCGGCTCATGCTGATGCGTCTTGAGAAGAAGGCGGGAAACTAA
- the phoU gene encoding phosphate signaling complex protein PhoU: MGSDHTAKAFDEDLQELNRLVAEMGGLAERQIVDSVDALIRRDVTLGNRVVTSDLDIDRLQHLIEERAVLTIARRQPMAVDLREIVGAMRVAIDLERIGDLAKNIAKRVAALDSDFHPLKLIRGLEHMTDLVQSQVKSVLDAYAAHDLPAAMTVWKGDEEVDAICTSLFRELLTYMMEDPRNIGFCIHLMFCAKNIERIGDHATNIAETVFYMIEGQQMLDQRPKGDMTTFATAASGN, encoded by the coding sequence ATGGGTTCAGATCATACCGCCAAGGCGTTCGACGAAGACCTTCAGGAACTCAACCGGCTTGTCGCCGAAATGGGGGGCTTGGCCGAACGGCAGATCGTCGATTCTGTCGATGCGCTGATCCGGCGCGACGTGACGCTGGGCAATCGTGTCGTGACCTCCGATCTCGACATCGACAGGCTGCAGCACCTGATTGAAGAGCGCGCCGTGCTGACCATCGCGCGCAGGCAGCCGATGGCTGTGGACCTGCGCGAGATAGTCGGCGCCATGCGTGTCGCCATCGACCTTGAGCGGATCGGTGATCTCGCCAAGAATATCGCGAAGCGTGTCGCCGCGCTCGACAGCGATTTCCATCCGCTGAAGCTGATCCGTGGCCTGGAGCATATGACCGATCTCGTGCAGTCGCAGGTGAAGTCGGTGCTGGATGCCTATGCCGCTCACGATCTTCCTGCCGCGATGACGGTGTGGAAGGGTGATGAGGAAGTGGACGCGATCTGCACCTCGCTGTTCCGCGAATTGCTGACCTATATGATGGAAGACCCGCGCAATATCGGTTTCTGTATTCACCTGATGTTCTGTGCAAAGAACATCGAACGGATCGGCGACCACGCGACCAACATCGCCGAGACGGTTTTCTACATGATTGAAGGCCAGCAGATGCTCGATCAGCGCCCCAAGGGCGACATGACGACTTTTGCAACGGCCGCGTCAGGCAACTAA